One Tunturibacter gelidoferens genomic region harbors:
- the dhaL gene encoding dihydroxyacetone kinase subunit DhaL has protein sequence MAALHPSAARLLGHKVMVRADAERARDQQVAVLSGGGSGHEPAHEGYIGVGMLSAAVVGEVFTSPSSDSVFAAIKAVSGEGGALLVVKNYTGDRLNFGLAAEMVRAEGISVEMIVVDDDVALKGTEQATGARGLAGTIFIHKLVGAAAAEGKSLADLAAMGRAAVESLATMGVSLSAGTSPAVGKLNFELGEHEMELGLGIHGERGVKRTQLQTADKLTETLLSQILKHGRFGDEKRVAVMVNNLGATTEMELAIVARHAMRFLEGNGITVERMYAGTFLSSLDMAGISITVLGVNDEWLRWLDAVTTAPAWPNEMKQRPRQPQAQIAAELGRKASSPTGKGAQSEAGRITKQAIEAACKALLGAEGELTEMDRVTGDGDLGTSMERAAKAVQGAVGSYPLDDVPATIRAIGHTLRRELGGSSGPLYGVLFLRCGSVLEKSGAMGLTQWAGALDQGCRAISELGGAKPGDRTMLDALDPFVMALRKGVGGKASREVILAAVEAAERGVEATARMKARLGRSSYLGDRVLGYPDPGAKAVAVWLRAASEALFAR, from the coding sequence CTGGCCGCGCTTCACCCAAGTGCGGCCCGTTTGTTGGGGCACAAGGTTATGGTCCGAGCAGATGCGGAACGAGCCCGTGACCAACAGGTTGCTGTACTCTCTGGCGGAGGAAGCGGCCATGAACCAGCTCACGAGGGCTACATTGGCGTTGGTATGCTGAGCGCTGCTGTGGTAGGAGAAGTCTTCACCTCGCCGAGCAGTGACTCCGTCTTCGCCGCTATCAAGGCGGTCTCCGGAGAGGGCGGTGCGCTCCTGGTAGTCAAGAACTATACCGGCGACCGGCTGAACTTCGGTTTGGCGGCGGAGATGGTGCGTGCGGAAGGTATTTCCGTCGAAATGATCGTCGTGGATGATGACGTTGCCCTAAAGGGAACAGAGCAGGCTACGGGTGCGCGTGGTCTCGCCGGCACCATTTTCATTCACAAACTGGTGGGGGCTGCCGCGGCTGAAGGCAAGAGCCTGGCCGATTTAGCGGCAATGGGAAGAGCGGCGGTTGAGTCCCTAGCGACCATGGGCGTCTCGCTTTCCGCCGGAACTTCACCTGCAGTCGGAAAACTCAACTTTGAACTCGGCGAGCATGAGATGGAGCTTGGCCTCGGTATTCACGGAGAACGCGGCGTGAAGCGGACGCAACTGCAGACTGCGGACAAGCTGACAGAGACGCTCCTGTCCCAAATCCTCAAGCACGGAAGGTTTGGCGACGAGAAGCGCGTGGCAGTAATGGTGAACAATCTGGGCGCAACCACAGAGATGGAGCTGGCGATTGTAGCCCGCCATGCGATGCGCTTTCTCGAAGGCAACGGAATTACGGTGGAGCGAATGTATGCCGGAACATTTCTTTCATCACTTGATATGGCGGGGATCTCGATCACTGTTCTCGGTGTCAACGATGAGTGGCTGCGCTGGCTAGATGCAGTTACTACGGCTCCCGCATGGCCCAACGAGATGAAACAACGCCCGAGACAACCACAAGCGCAGATCGCAGCGGAGCTCGGCAGGAAGGCGAGTTCGCCGACCGGCAAGGGCGCGCAATCGGAGGCAGGCAGAATAACAAAGCAGGCCATCGAGGCTGCGTGCAAGGCGCTGTTAGGCGCAGAAGGTGAGCTTACTGAAATGGACCGCGTTACAGGTGACGGCGACCTCGGCACCAGCATGGAGCGCGCGGCCAAGGCCGTGCAAGGTGCGGTAGGTTCGTATCCTTTGGACGACGTTCCAGCCACGATTAGAGCAATAGGTCATACCCTACGGCGCGAGTTGGGTGGATCGTCAGGACCGCTCTATGGGGTGCTTTTTCTGCGTTGCGGCAGCGTCCTGGAGAAATCGGGCGCAATGGGATTGACGCAGTGGGCCGGGGCGCTCGATCAGGGCTGTCGCGCCATCAGTGAATTAGGTGGCGCGAAGCCCGGCGATCGGACCATGCTGGATGCGCTCGATCCATTCGTGATGGCTTTGAGAAAAGGGGTCGGCGGAAAGGCGTCGCGCGAGGTAATCCTGGCCGCGGTTGAAGCAGCGGAACGCGGCGTCGAAGCGACGGCCCGAATGAAAGCCCGTCTGGGGCGGTCCAGTTATCTTGGAGATCGCGTGCTCGGCTATCCGGATCCAGGAGCGAAGGCAGTCGCCGTCTGGTTGCGTGCAGCCTCCGAAGCGCTCTTCGCACGCTAA
- a CDS encoding choice-of-anchor D domain-containing protein, with the protein MRHFLRCPYLFWCLLLTSVCAYGQTNDTSAPRRDPDSASIRLQRLPLAFEANVGQAVPGTDYLVLTGAMQAELSANWMRLSLPQTNGRSQQLSIRLSGARADAPSHAADKLGGESNYLLGDKISAWHQHVQRYGRVTYEEVYRGIDLTYYGNGSQVEHDYIVHPGATPSSIRLQLDGARKVDLTGSGDLRISVDESEITLRHPHAYQMIGGDRREVPAQFVLADGAVSFHLGDYDRTQPLVIDPVLDYSTFLGNASVSVTAVAVDAGGDTYITGEAPVAFPAMANPATCNSCVTGTNKLAVFVTKLNPAGTAVIYSTFIGGSVDPYNGPSTDQSTALTVDASGDAIVAGSQASADFPLKNPISSAAANFDNGFVLSLTPDGSAFNFSSRLGGGSSVSQSDMVYPESLTTDTTGNVYVSGLSESTSLPVTPGALHAFSPSYGDTGAFLLKLSPTGSLSYGAIVGEIGEASGSTGPTGLAVDGTGIIYMAGTAGVSINTGTTPWPTTSGAYQTSSSDGGPFVTRISADGSTILSSTLVGTGSVSSMSLTPTHDVLIAGDAGYNFPVTPDAYSKNVSTNINGVTGPGALGFFAKVSEDGTQLLYSSAFGPDSAIVTISGIGEDPNGKVWLAGTTKGVLPLVNPLQSAINYQFSGTGFIAEFDPPMHNLLFSGYVNSTAGFSQVNGMAIDSTGLAHVVGIASQDFPTTPGALLGAVTPPPPNYTYNYGFAALIDASKPGPSICFSNATQVTAQVGTTGTGSFDIVNCGNAPLTISSVQITTSSADVPTNAVAFASGNICTGSLAAGASCTLAYTFSPTSAGNFSSAVAIGSNAPMAANLETIYATATAPVVSLLFGNSYSFDPQVLGTTPQSGVALLKNKGNAPLVVDTSRTTITGPFAVTDTTCSSPIPPTSSCVYEFAFNPTVAGAATGTLTLYTNDPGTPVLTIAITGTALASFPVPSVTSPSPATISLDGGPATIFINGTNFFPQSTVFVNGVSVPVTALGSTSIEVTVDPSTLGAMGEFPVQVVNPAPGGASNVGTLTTFHAVSLNATHVVYEPASKLLYAAIPATSASNPNTVISVDPTTGTLGTPIPVLTNPTRLALSDDGHYLYVAFLDNVGASANYNPNGAMLQRIDLTAGAVDRTFTLPNSSAGVIDMHVVPGSPQLLVASLSQAASPSENGVALFNDAGLVQYIANTYPANYTLDSFIFTSDPTTFYGYPIGTSGFFSATSVSATGIIPGLPGGAGCCDQTTGSELATDGTLLYTNSGEVWDPKAQKLLGRYDTNLFYEAAVTADSVAKRTFILDDGLIGAGAPYGDPQILSYDPSTFKLSGVLSFALNSPPSENELLRWGADGFAFRNNESYPADFWTNPVSTSQIILVRSSLATPSAAGGAAVSLSTKAITFPLQAEGLASAAQTVMIQNTGASPLTGLVISLSGMNASSFATTSTCSSTLAAGSSCIVSVVFTPSVAGSNNANLLITDNAPDSPQTVTLTGTGSAPVFTLSSQSLSFGTISTGTLTQQTLALRNSGSIALANVVLAVAGQNSTDFTVTSACGATVAVNATCSLTVSFKPTSTGDESAVLTVGSVGAMPQSVSLGGIVVASDFVLPPPTGASTATISAGQAANFNFSIGTVGTFTGVVTMSCANLPTYATCTFTPSSVTVGSSSTPVSLSINTQQTSTSLFRRRPATPGWPAYLPALAVFALPAISRRTRRRLNRLTLLLCLLGIFSGALLLNGCGGSPGSGSPPAQTRRNTPAGTYTITVVASSGSLIHNDQITLIVQ; encoded by the coding sequence ATGCGCCACTTTTTGCGTTGCCCCTACCTGTTTTGGTGCCTTTTACTAACTTCAGTTTGCGCTTATGGGCAAACCAACGACACCTCGGCGCCTCGACGAGACCCCGACAGCGCTTCTATTCGGTTGCAGCGGCTCCCGCTGGCGTTCGAAGCCAATGTCGGACAGGCAGTTCCGGGCACAGATTATCTGGTACTTACAGGAGCCATGCAGGCAGAGCTCTCAGCCAATTGGATGCGCCTGTCGCTTCCCCAGACAAACGGACGGAGCCAGCAGCTCTCGATTCGCTTATCGGGCGCCCGCGCAGATGCACCATCTCATGCCGCGGACAAGCTCGGCGGAGAGTCGAATTATCTACTTGGTGACAAAATCTCCGCTTGGCACCAACATGTGCAGCGGTACGGCAGAGTGACATATGAGGAGGTCTACCGCGGAATCGACCTTACCTACTATGGCAATGGATCCCAGGTGGAGCATGACTACATCGTGCATCCTGGGGCTACGCCTTCAAGTATTCGCCTGCAACTCGATGGTGCTCGCAAGGTCGACCTGACCGGTTCCGGTGATCTGCGTATTTCCGTGGACGAGAGCGAAATTACGTTGCGTCATCCGCACGCCTACCAGATGATTGGCGGTGATCGTCGCGAAGTTCCGGCGCAATTTGTGTTGGCAGATGGAGCCGTAAGCTTTCATCTGGGAGATTACGACCGCACGCAGCCGCTAGTGATTGACCCGGTGTTGGATTATTCGACTTTCCTTGGCAATGCGTCCGTGTCTGTGACAGCAGTTGCAGTTGACGCCGGCGGTGACACGTACATCACTGGCGAAGCTCCAGTAGCCTTTCCAGCCATGGCGAATCCGGCGACGTGTAACAGCTGCGTCACCGGGACGAACAAGCTTGCAGTGTTTGTGACCAAGCTGAACCCCGCAGGGACCGCGGTAATCTATTCCACCTTCATCGGCGGCAGTGTGGATCCCTACAACGGTCCTAGCACCGATCAATCGACTGCATTGACCGTCGATGCGAGTGGCGACGCCATTGTCGCAGGATCACAAGCTTCGGCGGATTTTCCTCTGAAGAACCCAATCTCTTCCGCCGCTGCCAACTTTGACAATGGCTTTGTGCTGTCGCTCACACCGGATGGGTCGGCGTTCAACTTCTCCAGCCGTCTGGGGGGCGGTTCTTCTGTCTCGCAGTCGGATATGGTCTATCCCGAGTCTTTGACAACCGACACCACCGGGAATGTCTATGTTTCGGGCCTCTCGGAATCTACCAGCCTGCCCGTCACACCGGGCGCCCTGCATGCGTTTTCTCCCAGCTATGGTGATACGGGTGCATTCCTGCTCAAGCTTTCGCCAACTGGTTCGCTGAGTTATGGCGCAATCGTTGGCGAGATCGGCGAGGCTTCTGGCAGTACCGGTCCGACGGGGCTTGCTGTGGACGGTACGGGCATCATTTACATGGCAGGAACGGCTGGCGTTTCCATAAACACAGGAACGACCCCATGGCCTACGACCTCCGGTGCTTATCAGACGAGTTCGTCCGACGGTGGACCGTTCGTCACGAGAATCTCTGCAGATGGCAGCACAATTCTGAGCTCTACCCTGGTTGGCACGGGCTCTGTCTCATCCATGTCCCTGACCCCTACCCACGACGTACTGATTGCCGGCGACGCCGGTTACAACTTCCCGGTCACCCCGGATGCCTACAGCAAAAACGTTAGTACGAACATCAACGGCGTAACTGGCCCCGGAGCTCTTGGCTTCTTTGCGAAAGTAAGCGAAGACGGAACACAGCTTCTCTATTCGAGTGCTTTTGGACCTGACTCCGCTATCGTCACTATCAGTGGAATCGGAGAAGACCCGAACGGCAAAGTCTGGCTTGCAGGCACTACGAAAGGCGTCCTCCCGCTGGTGAATCCGCTGCAGTCGGCGATCAACTATCAATTCAGCGGTACCGGTTTTATCGCAGAGTTCGATCCCCCGATGCATAACCTGCTTTTTTCGGGCTACGTAAACAGCACCGCCGGCTTCTCGCAGGTGAATGGCATGGCGATCGATTCAACGGGATTGGCTCACGTCGTCGGGATCGCGTCACAAGACTTCCCGACCACACCCGGTGCGCTGCTTGGAGCGGTAACGCCACCGCCGCCGAACTACACCTATAACTACGGTTTTGCCGCGCTGATCGATGCGTCGAAGCCAGGTCCGAGCATCTGCTTCTCCAACGCGACCCAGGTGACCGCGCAGGTAGGCACAACCGGCACTGGATCGTTCGATATTGTCAATTGCGGCAATGCGCCTCTGACGATATCCTCCGTGCAAATTACCACATCCTCCGCGGATGTCCCCACGAATGCAGTTGCTTTTGCTTCGGGAAATATCTGCACAGGGTCGCTCGCAGCAGGAGCTTCGTGCACTTTGGCTTACACCTTCAGTCCAACCTCGGCAGGTAATTTCAGCTCAGCCGTTGCCATCGGCTCCAACGCTCCAATGGCGGCGAACCTCGAGACAATATATGCGACCGCTACCGCACCTGTTGTCTCTCTTCTTTTTGGAAACAGCTATTCGTTCGATCCGCAGGTGCTGGGAACTACTCCGCAATCCGGTGTGGCATTGCTTAAAAATAAAGGAAACGCGCCCCTAGTCGTGGATACCTCGCGTACCACGATCACTGGACCCTTCGCCGTCACAGACACGACATGCAGCAGTCCCATCCCTCCGACCTCGTCATGCGTCTATGAATTCGCTTTCAATCCCACGGTAGCGGGCGCGGCGACCGGAACGCTGACGCTATACACCAACGACCCCGGAACACCAGTTCTCACGATCGCGATCACAGGCACGGCATTGGCATCATTCCCTGTTCCCTCCGTCACTAGCCCCTCGCCCGCAACGATCTCGCTCGACGGTGGTCCGGCAACGATTTTCATCAACGGCACCAACTTCTTTCCACAGTCCACAGTATTTGTGAACGGTGTGAGTGTGCCCGTGACCGCCTTGGGTAGCACGTCGATCGAGGTTACAGTCGATCCAAGTACTTTAGGGGCGATGGGCGAATTCCCAGTGCAGGTCGTCAACCCTGCACCGGGAGGAGCTAGCAACGTGGGGACGCTGACAACCTTCCATGCGGTCAGTCTCAATGCGACTCACGTCGTTTATGAACCGGCGTCGAAGTTGTTGTACGCGGCGATCCCCGCAACATCAGCCTCGAACCCCAACACAGTGATCTCGGTCGACCCGACTACCGGCACATTGGGCACGCCGATTCCCGTCCTTACAAATCCGACACGGCTCGCTCTATCCGACGATGGCCATTATCTGTATGTGGCATTCTTGGACAACGTCGGCGCAAGTGCAAACTACAATCCGAACGGAGCGATGTTGCAGCGAATCGATTTGACCGCAGGTGCTGTCGATCGCACCTTCACGCTGCCGAACTCCTCCGCCGGTGTCATTGATATGCATGTCGTTCCGGGTTCGCCTCAACTGCTGGTCGCTTCGCTGTCGCAGGCAGCCTCGCCGTCAGAGAATGGTGTCGCGCTGTTCAACGACGCCGGTCTGGTGCAGTACATCGCTAATACCTATCCTGCCAACTATACTTTGGACAGCTTCATCTTTACGTCGGACCCAACGACGTTTTACGGTTATCCGATCGGTACCAGCGGCTTCTTCAGCGCCACCTCCGTATCTGCGACTGGAATAATACCTGGTTTGCCTGGAGGCGCAGGTTGTTGTGACCAAACTACAGGCTCGGAGTTGGCGACGGACGGGACTCTTCTCTACACCAACAGCGGCGAGGTATGGGACCCGAAAGCGCAGAAGCTTCTTGGCCGCTACGACACAAATCTGTTCTACGAAGCGGCGGTTACGGCTGACAGTGTCGCAAAGCGCACCTTTATCCTGGACGATGGACTGATCGGTGCAGGGGCGCCATACGGAGATCCGCAGATCCTTAGCTATGACCCGTCGACCTTCAAGCTGTCGGGAGTGCTCTCGTTCGCTCTGAACAGCCCTCCCAGTGAGAACGAACTGTTGCGTTGGGGGGCCGATGGGTTCGCATTCCGCAACAACGAATCTTACCCTGCTGATTTCTGGACCAATCCCGTATCTACATCGCAGATCATACTGGTCCGCAGCAGTCTGGCGACTCCTTCGGCCGCCGGTGGTGCTGCTGTTAGTCTCTCCACGAAGGCAATCACGTTTCCTTTGCAGGCGGAGGGTCTCGCATCGGCAGCCCAGACCGTCATGATACAAAACACCGGCGCGTCGCCTCTGACGGGATTAGTTATTTCGCTTAGCGGAATGAATGCATCTAGCTTCGCGACAACTTCAACCTGTAGCAGCACGCTGGCGGCTGGTTCGAGCTGCATAGTGAGCGTGGTGTTCACGCCGTCCGTGGCCGGCTCCAACAACGCGAATCTGCTGATCACCGACAATGCTCCCGACAGTCCACAGACCGTTACGCTCACTGGCACTGGTTCGGCTCCCGTGTTCACGCTCTCCAGTCAGTCTCTTTCGTTCGGCACTATATCCACCGGCACCTTGACGCAGCAGACACTGGCACTCCGCAACTCCGGAAGCATCGCGCTCGCAAACGTCGTGTTAGCGGTCGCCGGGCAGAACTCTACCGACTTCACGGTGACTTCTGCCTGTGGGGCGACCGTTGCGGTGAATGCAACGTGCAGCCTGACTGTCTCGTTCAAGCCCACCAGTACCGGTGACGAAAGCGCAGTGCTGACCGTAGGCTCCGTCGGCGCAATGCCGCAGAGCGTCAGTTTGGGAGGTATTGTAGTAGCTTCGGACTTTGTCCTGCCCCCACCCACAGGTGCATCCACTGCCACCATCTCCGCGGGCCAGGCGGCGAACTTCAACTTCAGCATCGGCACTGTCGGTACATTTACCGGTGTCGTCACTATGAGCTGCGCCAATCTACCGACGTATGCGACATGTACCTTTACTCCATCGAGCGTCACCGTTGGGTCGAGCTCCACACCTGTATCCCTGAGTATCAATACGCAGCAGACTTCTACGTCATTATTTCGACGAAGACCGGCGACACCGGGTTGGCCCGCTTACCTGCCCGCACTGGCAGTATTTGCATTACCTGCAATTTCGCGACGTACACGTCGACGTCTGAACAGGTTAACGCTCCTTCTTTGTCTGCTGGGGATCTTCTCTGGCGCCCTGTTGCTCAACGGGTGCGGCGGCAGTCCGGGATCTGGCAGTCCTCCGGCCCAAACCCGGCGGAACACCCCAGCCGGCACATACACCATCACGGTCGTCGCTTCCAGTGGTTCCCTCATTCATAACGATCAGATAACGCTCATAGTGCAATGA